The following coding sequences lie in one Crassostrea angulata isolate pt1a10 chromosome 10, ASM2561291v2, whole genome shotgun sequence genomic window:
- the LOC128167353 gene encoding uncharacterized protein LOC128167353: MAVTNYAIAICLLAATFTPVQLASTTEAATSEASTTAAASTAEQSTTAAAAAATTAARNISCYSRSCEVKGCLQAATSNTSITVEKCTTAGNCFVKQTANTTYTKEEAGCDTSACATTIQTTGDEKKICCTTENCNGDTNAFKSQSNAPPLSYKTAIVISFFILCLNRF, from the exons ATGGCCGTGACTAACTACGCAATCGCCATCTGCCTGTTAGCAG CTACCTTTACTCCTGTTCAACTTGCATCAA CCACGGAGGCTGCAACATCTGAAGCTTCGACGACGGCAGCGGCGTCTACGGCAGAACAATCAACCACAGCGGCAGCAGCTGCAGCTACGACAGCT GCAAGGAATATAAGTTGTTATTCACGTTCCTGTGAAGTAAAAGGTTGTTTACAAGCAGCTACTTCTAATACTTCAATCACCGTGGAAAAATGTACTACCGCCGGAAACTGCTTT GTAAAACAAACAGCTAACACCACTTACACCAAGGAAGAAGCTGGATGTGACACTTCAGCATGCGCCACTACCATCCAAACTACCGGCGACGAAAAGAAAATCTGCTGCACCACAGAAAATTGCAATGGGGATACGAATGCCTTTAAGTCACAATCAAACGCGCCACCTTTGTCATACAAAACTGCGATTGTTATATCTTTCTTCATTCTGTGTCTCAACAGATTTTGA
- the LOC128167349 gene encoding cadherin-23-like translates to MTSIYLFCVASVIISCVYSQYEDYPPYFKDHEPSIPKVKEGNYTDNHTYVFTVTASVRSSRVNVTIEPMKSEETSDMILLNCTHKNNDVTCRVYLIAAVDRERTQTLTFKFIAKSSNENAPPGYESVQLNLEDVNDESPVFDSPSYQILLPENYTVNSEVTGVTITAKDPDAGTAGQVFFSIEPSGQAANLYSGYFNISDSGTLFLKKELDYEKLTFLQYTIIAKDGGDGYQRHSSTAELLVKVEDVQDKPPIFIGLPYVKYVLENFSEVIFEVHAIDGDLGIPRDVSYGPLNGSCADYFSINDTGVITAKKKLDRDKDEIKDNRGVCFIEIEAHEVGVTPSNLTRSTTKFALTVEDINDNAPTFTKAKYNGRVDENATISISFDDDIQVEDIDQNNHNKIQVTVHRDRNMTPYDGIEVSPSEIIGKGIVLLRVNNSFDYEEQKFVKLVLKAEDTQNRSLHSLCDVHIEIVDTNDNDPKFISEDYKFYVLENSCYNTSVGIIKATDRDSNEFGKVFYHVSGTKNRFTVNATSGEIFVATKKGCNCTGSECEDSDLNWEKNPVYYLTAEAQDGGGRRSSVPVEIHLMDINDKAPQFRYSDYETSIKENSTTFSSGKLEFIVQATDGDEINSNNSQINYCIVGDNDACMSHTHFHVNGTGSVLCIKALDYEDLPVSSRGKAGELRLKIKAYDNGNPILYSTVNLTILVQDENDNNPTFNQTHKGYVEENSEKGTSVLTVSAYDADGTSPNNEISYFIFSGGSDQFSMDGSSGVISVQHGAMLDTERVPKYDITVIAIDRGNPQRNGTTNVTVVVLDVNDTPPRYLNLPNKIEVQENDTEKVAVFNVSCIDNDTDSELEYIIQVAEVCYIDGRKANDTELVNFKNYFVIDKSTGVISSSPKVDAETVKRIVLNVTVVDIKTASTYENSTMAQLTLSITDKNDNPPIFLQKSLSVGILRDSGISTVVFDLKEKVSDADSSVQNRIHTFYYNVYKDLDNNKVGSGCSHSFCVTINGTVYSNVLFTGRGYAKINITVNDTAGTDYTILDIYVIDESQQLSMHFLMQTNAVYQVKDTVLKKLSQVLGYKCVFDKIEQFMDNNNNLKEHESLLTFHVLDEPTNTVLEAASVESLLDKRGDSLKGLRDEFAVQAIGALTIKDPITNENKIKETYILVAVIVLLALILGIIIYFYIVSNTRFKRKLKAATIPTAEKNKDNLGQPYLPGSNIFSSTKNPLVDKDDEVKRRINDLVDRASLAGSENSLDYNEVEYAKRNRDNDNPVEEKEVTMDMYGDDDVIQNDSDDDLMLLKQAVKQHEKTAPVPHDMDCNDRFDVMNGKVNESYEIVESTDV, encoded by the exons ATGACGTCCATTTATCTCTTCTGTGTTGCGAGTGTGATCATCTCTT gTGTCTATTCTCAATATGAGGATTATCCTCCCTATTTTAAGGACCATGAGCCAAGTATTCCGAAAGTTAAGGAGGGAAACTACACAG ATAACCACACATATGTGTTTACTGTGACGGCTTCGGTCCGGAGCAGCCGCGTCAATGTAACCATCGAGCCAATGAAGTCTGAAGAAACAAGTGATATGATACTGTTGAACTGCACTCATAAAAATAATGATGTCACATGCCGTGTTTACCTGATAGCTGCAGTGGATAGAGAG AGAACACAAACCTTGACATTCAAGTTTATTGCAAAAAGCAGTAACGAAAATGCCCCACCG GGGTACGAATCTGTGCAGCTGAATCTTGAAGACGTGAACGATGAGAGTCCTGTTTTTGATTCTCCTTCTTATCAAATTCTTCTGCCGGAG aattatacGGTGAATAGTGAAGTGACAGGAGTAACTATTACAGCTAAAGATCCTGATGCTGGGACTGCAGGACAAGTATTTTTCTCAATAGAG CCCTCTGGTCAG GCGGCCAATCTTTATAGTGGATATTTTAATATATCCGACAGCGGaactttgtttttgaaaaaggaATTAGACTATGAGAAGTTAACGTTCCTACAATACACTATCATAGCTAAG GATGGGGGCGACGGTTACCAGAGACATAGCAGTACCGCTGAGTTATTGGTCAAAGTTGAGGATGTACAAGACAAACCACCAATTTTTATAGGACTTCCGTACGTAAAGTATGTCCTGGAGAATTTTAGTGAG gTAATCTTCGAGGTTCACGCAATTGATGGGGATCTTGGAATACCAAGAGATGTCAGTTATGGTCCtctaaatg GTTCCTGTGCAGATTACTTTAGTATAAACGACACCGGAGTAATCACAGCAAAAAAGAAGCTGGATAGAGACAAGgatgaaataaaagataataGAGGAGTCTGCTTTATTGAAATTGAA gcTCACGAAGTTGGAGTGACCCCATCAAATTTGACGCGGTCTACCACGAAGTTTGCTCTGACGGTTGAAGACATAAACGATAATGCGCCCACCTTCACCAAGGCGAAGTACAATGGTCGTGTAGACGAGAATGCAACAATTTCTATTTCATTCGACGATGATATCCAGGTTGAAGATATTGATCAG aataatcacaacaaaattcAAGTAACTGTCCACCGTGACCGAAATATGACACCCTATGATGGAATTGAAGTTTCGCCATCGGAAATAATTGGAAAAGGAATAGTTTTACTCCGTGTAAACAACTCATTTGACTACGAGGAACAAAAGTTTGTGAAATTGGTG TTGAAGGCCGAAGATACACAAAACCGCTCCTTGCATTCCCTTTGTGATGTTCACATTGAAATAGTCGACACAAATGACAACGATCCCAAGTTTATTTCCGAAGATTATAAATTCTACGTCCTCGAAAACAGTTGTTACAATACGTCTGTTGGCATCATCAAG GCGACTGACAGGGACTCTAATGAGTTTGGAAAAGTATTTTACCATGTAAGCGGAACCAAAAACAG ATTTACAGTTAATGCAACCAGCGGGGAGATCTTTGTAGCAACAAAAAAAGGCTGTAACTGCACTGGTTCGGAGTGTGAGGACAGCGATTTGAATTGGGAGAAAAATCCGGTTTACTATTTAACAGCTGAGGCCCAAGACGGAGGAGGCAGACGATCTTCTGTGCCTGTTGAGATTCACCTGATGGACATAAACGATAAAGCTCCTCAATTTAGATACTCTGATTATGAAACAAGTATCAAGGAAAACAGCACAACATTTTCCTCCGGGAAATTGGAGTTTATTGTtcag gCAACTGATGGGGatgaaataaattcaaacaacaGTCAAATCAATTATTGTATCGTGGGTGACAATGATGCATGCATGAGTCACACCCATTTCCATGTAAATGGAACCGGATCCGTTTTGTGTATTAAAGCACTAGATTATGAAGACTTACCCGTATCATCCAGAGGAAAAGCAGGAGAGcttagattgaaaataaaagcaTATGATAATGGAAACCCAATTCTATACTCCACAGTCAACCTGACAATACTTGTGCAG GATGAAAACGACAACAATCCAACTTTCAACCAAACACATAAGGGTTATGTTGAAGAAAATTCGGAAAAGG GAACATCGGTTTTAACAGTATCCGCTTACGATGCTGACGGAACATCTCCAAACAATGAAATATCGTACTTCATTTTTTCTGGAGGATCGGATCAATTTAGCATGGACGGCTCTTCTGGGGTGATATCAGTTCAGCATGGTGCGATGTTGGATACAGAAAGAGTGCCGAAATACGATATCACTGTCATTGCCATAGATAGAGGAAATCCACAAAGGAATGGGACAACAAATGTTACCGTTGTTGTTCTTGACGTTAATGATACGCCTCCGAGGTATTTGAATCTCCCCAATAAAATAGAGGTTCAAGAAAATGACACTGAAAAAGTTGCTGTATTCAACGTGTCTTGTATTGACAATGATACTGATTCAGAATTGGAGTACATTATTCAGGTTGCAGAGGTGTGTTATATCGACGGACGAAAGGCAAACGATACAGAACTAGTTAATTTCAAG AACTACTTTGTTATTGATAAATCAACTGGAGTTATATCAAGCTCTCCAAAGGTTGATGCTGAGACTGTGAAAAGAATTGTCTTAAACGTGACTGTCGTTGACATTAAAACAGCGTCTACGTACGAAAATTCAACCATGG CACAACTTACACTCAGCATAACAGACAAGAATGATAATCCGCCTATCTTTCTGCAAAAATCATTGTCTGTTGGAATTTTAAGAGACTCTGGTATTAGCACTGTGGTCTTTGATTTAAAA gAAAAAGTCAGTGATGCTGATTCAAGTGTCCAGAACAGGATACATACGTTCTACTATAATGTATACAAAGATCTTGATAACAATAAAGTAGGATCGGGATGCAGTCATTCATTTTGTGTGACGATAAATGGTACCGTGTACTCCAATGTACTGTTTACGGGAAGGGGTTACGCCAAGATCAATATAACAGTGAATGATACAGCAGGAACCGATTACACAATATTGGAC ATCTACGTTATAGACGAATCCCAACAGCTCTCAATGCATTTTCTAATGCAAACAAATGCGGTTTATCAAGTAAAAGATACAGTACTGAA GAAACTGTCGCAAGTCTTAGGCTATAAATGTGTGTTTGATAAAATCGAGCAGTTTATGGATAATAACAACAATCTCAAGGAACACGA GTCTTTGTTGACATTCCACGTTTTAGACGAACCAACGAATACAGTGTTGGAAGCCGCAAGTGTTGAAAG CCTTTTAGATAAAAGAGGTGACAGTTTGAAGGGCTTACGTGACGAGTTTGCAGTTCAAGCAATTGGA GCATTAACAATAAAGGACCCGATAACAAATGAGAACAAAATCAAAGAGACATACATCCTGGTGGCAGTTATCGTTCTTCTTGCGCTAATTCTCGGCATCATTATTTACTTCTATATAGTGTCTAACACACG atttaagAGAAAACTAAAAGCTGCTACTATACCAACAGCGG AAAAGAACAAAGATAACCTTGGACAACCATATCTTCCGGGAAGCAATATATTTTCTTCAAC taAAAACCCCTTGGTAGATAAAGATGATGAGGTCAAGCGTAGAATAAATGACCTGGTGGATCGTGCAAGTCTAGCCGGAAG TGAAAACTCCTTAGACTATAATGAAGTTGAGTATGCCAAACGTAACCGTGACAACGACAATCCAGTTGAGGAAAAGGAAGTGACCATGGATATGTATGGGGATGATGACGTTATCCAAAATGACTCTGACGATGACCTTATGCTCCTAAAGCAAGCAGTAAAGCAACATGAAAAAACAGCGCCGGTACCCCACGACATGGACTGTAACGATCGGTTCGATGTAATGAATGGAAAAGTCAATGAAAGCTACGAAATAGTGGAATCCACAGATGTCTAA